In Nitrospira sp., a single window of DNA contains:
- a CDS encoding TIGR00282 family metallophosphoesterase: MKVLMIGDIMGEPGRRSVARLLPKLIANHSIDVVVGNGENVAGGFGITPDLVDDLFDLGVSVITTGNHAWDKKEILDVFPREPRLLRPANYPAGVPGRGSYVFTTPGGESLGVLHLMGRAFMPTIDCPFQVAKREIESLKKQVSAIVVDMHAEATSEKMAMGHYLDGLVTVVAGTHTHVQTADEQILPKGTAYITDIGMTGPLHSVIGIKKELAIEKFLTGMPRRFEVASGPVVFCAVLMELDATLGKAVSIERIRVVD; this comes from the coding sequence ATGAAAGTTCTGATGATCGGCGACATCATGGGCGAGCCAGGGCGTCGGTCCGTGGCTCGCCTCCTGCCGAAACTTATCGCCAACCATTCCATCGATGTGGTCGTAGGCAACGGCGAGAATGTGGCCGGCGGGTTCGGTATTACTCCTGACCTGGTGGACGACCTCTTTGATCTCGGGGTGTCGGTCATCACCACGGGGAATCATGCGTGGGACAAGAAGGAAATCCTCGACGTGTTTCCACGTGAGCCGCGTCTCCTGCGTCCTGCGAACTATCCCGCCGGAGTGCCAGGCCGAGGCAGTTATGTGTTTACCACGCCCGGTGGCGAGTCCTTGGGTGTCCTGCATTTGATGGGGCGGGCGTTTATGCCTACGATCGATTGCCCGTTTCAGGTCGCGAAGCGGGAGATTGAGTCTCTCAAGAAGCAGGTTTCGGCGATCGTGGTCGATATGCATGCCGAGGCGACCTCTGAAAAGATGGCGATGGGGCATTACCTGGACGGGTTGGTGACGGTTGTGGCGGGGACGCACACCCATGTGCAGACGGCTGATGAGCAAATCCTGCCGAAAGGCACGGCGTACATTACCGATATCGGTATGACCGGCCCGCTTCATTCGGTGATCGGAATTAAAAAAGAACTGGCGATCGAAAAGTTTCTCACCGGCATGCCGCGGCGCTTTGAAGTGGCCTCGGGTCCCGTCGTGTTCTGTGCGGTATTGATGGAGCTGGATGCCACGCTCGGCAAGGCTGTGTCGATCGAACGGATCCGAGTGGTGGATTGA